The genomic window CCAAATACATATGAGACAGAGAGCGCCTTAGTTCGGTATAATGCTCCCTTGTAAGAAAAATTACAAGTAAACTCGCTATCCCAAGATCCGCGGTTGGATCTTGGGATAAACGGTCAAGTCGCCTGAAAGACAAGGCCAGAGGCCATAAGGGCGAGCGAGGCGTACTCACCTGTACGGTGAGGAGTCCGTTGGCCGATAACGCAGTAATTTCAGACGAATCGACGGTTTCTAATTCCGAAATCGCGGAATTAGGGACTTTTCTCCACTCCGCTGAGGGCCGGCAAAACATGGGGTTGAGGCACTTTATATTTAAACGGTTTTTCCTGAATCTTAGGTGAACAATGAAGTTTGAGAAATACCGTATTTCAGAAGAGATCAAAAAAAACCTGGATCGGCTTGGATTCAAGAGAACCACGGACATCCAATTTAAAGCCATTCCGTCGATTATGCAGGGAGAAGATGTGCTGGCCATCGCCCAGACCGGAACGGGAAAAACAGCGGCATTCGCCATCCCCATCATAGATCGGATTCAAAAAGAAAAACGAAGTAAGCGCTGGCTTGGCATTCAATGCATCGTGATGGTACCGACGCATGAACTGGCCCATCAGATCGGGGATGTTTTTAAGGATATTGCGAAGCAGACCAAGGTGAAGGCCTTCGCCCTTTACGGCGGAGTAGACCAGGAACCACAGATTAAGAGACTTCAAGATGGCATCGATATTCTGATTGCCACACCGGGGCGCCTGTTCGATTTGATCAGCCAGGGCTATATTCTTCTGAACAGTGTCAATACGCTGGTGCTTGATGAAGCAGACCAGATGCTCGATCTCGGTTTTATCAAAGACATTCAAGATATAAAAAGAAAGCTAACCCGCAAACATCAGACTCTTTTCTTTTCAGCAACGATCAATAAAGAGATTAAAAAACTCGCCTATTCACAGGTAAGGGGGTCTGCCATTCGCATCCAGATTTCTCCGGAAAACCTTGTCGCTAAAAATGTGTCTCACTTTGTCATGTTTGTCGAGATGGATGACAAGCGTTTTTTTCTACAGCGTTTCATCACGGACCACCCTGAGGACAAGATCATTGTTTTTGTCAGAACACGGGTCCGCGCCGAAAGAGTGGCCAAGGCCATGGCAAGGGTTGAAATTAACACCGAAACGCTTCACGGAGAAAAAGACCAGGATACGCGCGCGGAGGTGATGCGTCACTTCAAGACAGGAAAATCAAAAATTCTCATTGCGACCGATATCACTGCCCGTGGCATTGATATTCCAGCCGTGAACTATGTCATCAACTACGACCTCCCTGAAAAAGCAGAGAATTATGTTCATCGTGTCGGACGAACCGGACGGGGGATGAACAAAGGCATCGCCATCTCTTTTTGCAGTCGAGACGAAAAGGTGCGTCTTGAAGAGATTCAGGAATTTTTAGGGAAAGAGATTGAAGAAGTCACAATAGGAAAAAAAGAATATACCCATATCCTCGAGCGACCCAAAACTGGCAACACCCTGGAAGAACTCATCGAAGACATCACGTATTGGGAGGATAATAAAAAAAAGAAGAAGAAATATAGAAAACCTCAGAAGTAAATTCTTACCTGATTCTAAAAATTACTCCCCGAGTTTTAATTGAACCTCAACAGACGCGATCAAGGGCAGACTTTTATCATTAAAGTCATCCAGACCGTCAAGATCATAGAAGAGCCTTGCTTTAATTTTATAAACCCCTGCTTTACTCCCGAGCTTTAAGCTCACTTTTTCGGTCGCCCTGGCACGGATGGCAGGATGAACCGCTTCCAAACCTTGGAAAAGTCCGGGATCCACGGTGTAGATTGCCACGGGCACCTCCTGGCTTAAATCCGCACGAACTTTTGTATCCGGACCCGATATATCGACATAAAGCAGGATCGCCCTTGGACCATAACCGGTCGGGAAAGAATGGCCTGCACCGTCATTCGTGATCTCAACATGGATCACCTTCGGATCAAACCCGTCTTGTTTGACCAACAAGGTCGCGGCCTTTTTTAGCATTGAGACGGAATGTCCACCCAAAAAAAGGTGTTTTCCTATGGCGCGTTTGGGTCGGTCAGAAAAAATCTCCGAAAGTAACCGCACATCCGGAGGCATGTGGCAGTCCCGGCAGGTCCGGTCACCCCCTGTGGCGAAATCTCTCTTCCACTCCAAAAAGGTCTGATGCTCGGGAGCCATCTCATCCGACTGATGGCATACCGCGCAGATCTCGGCCGATCGGGCCGGGGTGAACAAGGGGTCCTGAATCGTGGGGTGCGGAGAAGAGACATCGTATTTTCCATGAACATTCCCATCTCGGTCCAAATGGCAGCTCGCACAGGAGACCCCATCCTCCCGGTTCTTCTCACGCAGATCGGGTGTGGTCGGTCGATCCCCCCCCTGAAGAATCCCTGTGGGCGCGTGACAGCGTCGGCAGGCATCCCTCTTTTTTTTAGGCTGCCTGGCAATGGCCGCCACCGTAATGGGAGAGACATAGGCAAGATGCACTGGAGAAGAATCCGGATAGAACTCATGCGACAAATCATCCGGAAAATCGATTAAGGTTCCGTCAGGGCCAGGCCACGTGGAGGTATGGAGATCACTCCCCTCACCTCGCAGCAGTTCCATATAGATTTTTTTATGACAGGCACTGCACATGATTGTTCTTGTAGCATCTCCCTTCAGGAAAAGGGTCAGTGCCTTTTTCATCTGAACCGTAACCCGTGTAACATCCTGGCTTCCAATCCTTATAAAGTCCGGCTCGACAAAAGTGGTATGCCCATTGGCCTCGATCACCAGCTCATAAAGACCCGGTACGATTGAATTGAACCGAAAAGGCTCCCCTGCCGAGAGGCGGGCTTCATGTAGTACCTGGCCAGACTCTTTAATTTTGACTTTATAGGTTTTTGCGTTCGCGCTGGGGTCTAAATGAACAGAGCCGATAAGGGTTCTTCCGGCGTCGGCCTTATTTTTAGAACCGGTTTCAGAAACTGCTTCATTTTGACTCGACGAAAGGGAGGGCAGTGTGCCAAGGGTACAGGCAAAAAGAACTGTCAGTAAAAAAATCAGGGAATACTTTGAAAACATTCTGTGACTCAAGGTTTGTCGGGGCTGACTTTTCTAAGGTTTGATTCTACTGTTTTTGTGTTTGGATGATTCGGGCCGAATGACGTTTGAAATATCACCAAGGCCTTCCTATAGGACTCTGCCGCCTTTTTAAAGGCCCCCGACTTTCTCCAGACCTCTCCAAGATTATTGTAACTGATGGCAACATTGGGATGTTTTTCTCCAAAGATGGATACAAAA from Candidatus Manganitrophaceae bacterium includes these protein-coding regions:
- a CDS encoding DEAD/DEAH box helicase; translated protein: MKFEKYRISEEIKKNLDRLGFKRTTDIQFKAIPSIMQGEDVLAIAQTGTGKTAAFAIPIIDRIQKEKRSKRWLGIQCIVMVPTHELAHQIGDVFKDIAKQTKVKAFALYGGVDQEPQIKRLQDGIDILIATPGRLFDLISQGYILLNSVNTLVLDEADQMLDLGFIKDIQDIKRKLTRKHQTLFFSATINKEIKKLAYSQVRGSAIRIQISPENLVAKNVSHFVMFVEMDDKRFFLQRFITDHPEDKIIVFVRTRVRAERVAKAMARVEINTETLHGEKDQDTRAEVMRHFKTGKSKILIATDITARGIDIPAVNYVINYDLPEKAENYVHRVGRTGRGMNKGIAISFCSRDEKVRLEEIQEFLGKEIEEVTIGKKEYTHILERPKTGNTLEELIEDITYWEDNKKKKKKYRKPQK